TGTATGCAACTGACCCTGCACCGGGATCCCTTGTCCCCTTTAGGTTTTAGTTTGTTTATTAGGATTAAATCAACCATTTATGATAGATCCGTTTATTTATTGTGATTTTATGATCGTTCAGTGGCCATGTAACCTTCctaatctgtctatctatcccatatatatctatctcctatctaatgCTGATCCTGTGACCTCAGTAATCACTGTATGTTTCTGTTGATCTAGATGACACAGTGTTTCAGCACATCCCCCCGTGTCACATAAAAtcgtgtcaggctgcagccactaCCTGTATACTTGAAGCAGTAAGGAACAATGTAGACAGAGCGGCTCTCAGGTACCTGCCCTTATCTATAGCCTGCACCTACCGAAATCTGGAGGGTACAGAAGGTGATTTCATTCTGGGTGTCCTCTCATTGCTCCTCTTCCCACAGCACATTCCTGGAGGACTGCAGATTCGATAGAGAGAGGACGGAGCATTTCTGGACAGAATACCAGGTTCACATATTGGGCTTTTGTGTTAATTCTTTATGTTCTAAGTATTTTTGGTCTGTTTTCTATATATCTAGTGTAATGGTTTTAATCCGTCTCTGCTATATTCCAGAAACACAGAGAGACTCTGGAAATTCTTCTAGAAAAGTGAGTGGTTTCTATGTACAGAACAAgctttagggatcggttagcttTATATATAAGCTTTACTTTTCACATGTACGATTTTAACCAGTGAATATTTGCTTACCCAGCATAGGCAGAGCCCCTCCACATGTATCAGATGTGTCCTGGCGTCTTGCCTATGAAATAAAGGTGACTGTATTATGTGGACACACGCACACTACATATAtactataatatatacatatatctatagCTAATTGTTTTCTTCTACAGACCAATCAATTGTACAAAACCTACAGACCTTCCTACTTGGTGAAATTCAATTTAGAGGTAAACATATATCGAATCTTACATTGGTTTTATATTATAGCTGGTTCTCACTTTATTTCTTAAACCCAGTTCTTTGCTTTGTAGTCCCCGGATACAAGCCAGGCCCAGGACATTAGTTTTAATTGCTCAATGGAGCAACTACAGGTATATCTGAATTTCTTTATGTATATTTCCAGTAAGATAATTGTGATAATACATTCAGTAGCACCCACcctaactaaaataaaaataattgataaCTGTAGTTATATAATCGTAATATATTTCTATATTTGGTGGGTTTTATACTTCAATGCGCTTGATGAGATCCCTTAAATACCAAGGTATGCAGTTTGTCCAGGAAGGCGATGTCTTTATCAAGCAATGTACAGCAGCCTGTCTACAGATGAGAGAACATATCTCTGTCTTTGATTACATTACCTGTCTTTATATAATGCCAATGTGGCTGGACTACATCGTTTTCTGTAACTCTCTCTTTGGGCTTTTCATATTatgagtttattattttattattatataaccTTGGTTTCCTACATAATATGTATCATTCATTATCTGTATGATTGTTCCTAAGAGTCAGCTGCGACATTGTGGGAACGTATCATTCCATAGTGCGAAGAAACCCACTTCATTcttcagccaaagccaggagtagaTCCTCTAACCATAaggatatataaatataaaaagataGTGAGATAGAGAGAGGTGTATATGAGATCGATAGATATAACATAGACAGATAATACTTCTCTCTTTGGAGTCGGCTCCTGTGCTTGTTTTACAAACCCCAGCACTGCCCTGCATGCCCCAGCCATGGTAGCAGACAAATGTGTGTTGCCAgtgacaataaatatatatatatatatatatatatatacagacagacaCAGTTAGTCTCTGTATATAACGCCATGTTTTACTGTTTTTGTAGGATTTAGTGGGGAAACTTAAAGACGCAGCTAAAGCTTTGGAAAGGACATCCCAGATGTGACAACACAATTCCCTGTGTCCACAGAAGAAATCATTATGTTTACCCAGAGAAATTTTTTGATTCCACGATGTTACAGTGCGATTTCATGACTTACTGCATGGACTTTTTTCAGATTTAACATCTTTAATACTAATTACATATCTACTGCCTACTATTATTTTGCCAATGACAGTTTCCGGCACCACGAGCTCTCAGGACCTGGCCAACCCAACCCCCTCCCCGAATGCATTTACCGTGCCCATATTTTGTATGTCACTTGTCAGCACGAAATAAATATTATGATGAAAGCAGATTTGTGTGGTTAATTTATATGTCGTGTGTCCAGTTGTTAGTGTATCAATGGTGCCATATAAATCAGCTACCAAACCTCTGGTGGTGTTCTTCAGATCCATGTGGGAGATAGGGTAATTGTGCAAGTCCTTATGCAGAGCACTATAAAGAGACTAGAAACTCCAtggtaatatatatatgtatcgttTGTGTTTTTGTTACATTTTCTTCCTGATAAAATGTTGCCAGCACAGCCTCACTTGAAGAGTACTGTATAGGGAAATAATGCAATGAGGGGAACACTGAATATACTACAATTCAACACAAACCCATACCATATTCGAGCAGTAAATATGCAGGATTCatacttaaaaataataatatccagGAATACACTGATGTATTAGTCTCATACTATACTATGGGATGAACGCAAAATGAAAATATGAACTTGCAATAGGATTATTATTAGTACAGAGATGTAACCATTAAAGCTAAGTTCTGTCCTGAAATGTAAAATACGATGATTCCTACAACTATGAGACGATGGAGTAAAGTCAGAAATCTCTGTAACAGTGCAGCTTCCAGTGAGAGGAGCTCTGTAGCCGCACTGCTCCCCCACTGCCGGGTACACAATCCTGCCCTGTGCCCGGAACGGGCGGCGCCTTCTCCGGGGGGTCACAGACCACCAGCGACTACCGCAGGCAGAAGGGGCGTGAGATCCCAGCACTGTGTGCTTACAGATCTGGGATCCAGTAGAAGAATGTCCTCGCTGCTGGTGCATAAATCCTCTGTGCTGTCACAGAATCAGATAACTAGGTGAACATTTAGAAAGGGGCTGCAGAGATGACTGATGGATTTGTCAAAAATATACATTCGGCTGTTTGTACACAACAGTCTGTCTATCACCCctatataaagataaataaagAAACCACTAAATGGTCACGATAGATCTGTATCCTCTGGACATAGGCACACAGCTCTCTGTACACTGCTCTCTTCCATCCCTACAGAACATGGTATATATCTTCTTTACATACTAAAACCATTATCTCCGTATAATACAGAAACGCtgtacacatatacactgcaGTGCCCATCGCtgtacacatatacactgcaGTGCACATGGCTGTACACATATACACGGCAGTGCTCATCGCTGTACACATATACACGGCTGTGCTTATCGCTGTATACATATACACGGCTGTGCTCATcgctgtacatatatacacgGCAGTGCTCATCGCtgtacacatatacactgcaGTGCTCATCGCtgtacacatatacactgcaGTGCACATGGCTGTACACATATACACGGCAGTGCTCATCGCTGTACACATATACACGGCTGTGCTCATcgctgtacatatatacactgcAGTGCCCATcgctgtacatatatacactgcAGTGCACATGGCTGTACACATATACACGGCAGTGCTCATCGCCGTACACATATACACGGCAGTGCTCATCGCCGTACACATATACACGGCTGTGCTCATCGCTGTACACATATACACGGAGGTGCTCATCGCTGTACATATACACGGAGGTGCTCATCgctgtacatatacagtacacgaCTCTGCTCATCGCCGCATACATATTCACAGCTGTCCTCAAATGTCACATCATCTCGTTCTGACATGTCTGTGGGACAAAATTGCTTTCCGGTGATATCGCGACAACTGCAACAAGTCACGCAGCTCTATAAATGAACGACTCTCCTGCTGTAAGTCTATGGTTACATTTAGACTAGCTGTGCGGTTTATACCTGCTCCTCTCACTTTGGATGATCAGTCACGATAGCTTTAGTGACTAGCAGTGGCTAATCTATCTAGTTACGTTCTAGCAGTGGTTAATCTATCTAGTTAGTTCTAGTAGTGGTTAATCTATCTAGTTACTTCTAGTAGTGGTTAATCTATCTAGTCTGTTCTAGCAGTGGTTAATCTATCTAGTCAGTTCTAGCAGTGGTTAATCTATCTAGTCAGTTCTAGCAGTGGCTAATCTATCTAGTTACTTCTAGCAGTGGTTAATCTATCTAGTCTGTTCTAGCAGTGGTTAATCTATCTAGTCTGTTCTAGCAGTGGTTAATCTATCTAGTCAGTTCTAGCAGTGGTTAATCTATCTAGTTACTTCTAGCAGTGGCTAATCTATCTAGTTACTTCTAGCAGTGGTTAATCTATCTAGTCAGTTCTAGCAGTGGTTAATCTATCTAGTTACTTCTAGCAGTGGCTAATCTATCTAGTTACTTCTAGCAGTGGTTAATCTATCTAGTCAGTTCTAGCAGTGGTTAATGTATCTAGTTACTTCTAGCAGTGGTTAATCTATCTAGTCAGTTCTAGCAGTGGTTAATGTATCTAGTTACTTCTAGCAGTGGTTAATGTATCTAGTTACTTCTAGCAGTGGCTAATCTATCTAGTTACTTCTAGTAGTGGTTAATCTATCTAGTTACTTCTAGTAGTGGTTAATCTATCTAGTCTGTTCTAGCAGTGGTTAATCTATCTAGTCAGCTCCCTGCAGTTATCTAGTTGCCCTCTTTGTATACAGGTATAGCTGTATCCCGTCCTGGTTACTACACGGTTTATGCCTTTGCCCCCTCCTCTATATACAGTAATCCGCGTCTGCTTATTACACTCTGGCTATCCCTGGTATACAGCCAGCACACTGGCGGTATATTGGAGTGGTTAGTgcactgtgtgtatgtatacatGGATGATCTCTGTATATCCATATACACTTGTCTAGTAGAGGGGGACTACACCTCCACACATCTGGTCAGTACACTTCAGGTACACCCCTCTAGTCAGTCAGGACCCTGTGGTCACTGTACAGCTGTCTCTTCTCCCTGTATACAGTGGTGTACGGAGGTTACATACACTGTAGTCATATATAGTAATACACTGCACGTACCGTCCACCTCTATTATTCTACATGTAACTATACCTATACTCCCGGTTACTAGACGGTGGGTATTGTCGTTACTTATTTGGTTACCAAAGTAAAATTCTATCTGCCCACTGGTTACATACAGTACTCACCTCCCTGGTACCTACCTACCAGGCTGTACACTGTAGGTATATATCCACCAGTAAGTACCCCGCACTTTCTGTGTATATGTCTACTTTGTCTTCTAGCGATTTGCACTGCTGTCATATAGGTAAATCCAGTAGTGATTGCAACCCTTATGTATGGAATAATCGCTGGTGATATCGTCGCCCGTGGATCTACCCCTGGTCTCGACATATCGCTGGACTCAACTGGTTATGCTGCTAATATACCCCCCTGCTAAAGACGTCACTAGACGTATACCTCCGACGGTATATACCTAGAGCTTCCTTTATTACATATAGAGCGCTATGCTGAACACTGCATGTCGTGACTATAACCATACGTGTGCACTGAGCAGTCTATCACGACAGCGACGGCTGAACACGGCACTGTTCTTTGTCTACATCTAGATCGACTTCATTCATTTCTTGTAACTTCGGTTCTGTGACATTGTCTTTGGCACGAAAatctatagattttttttgcatttttaaagaatTAATTAACTGAACATTTCTCAACTGAACATTTCTCGTCAAATCCAGATGAATTCCTGGGAGATATATAGATAAATCGTCACTGATCCTCTCTGGAGCATGGACTGTGCCCAATCCCGCGTACACTGCTGTTTCTTAGTGAGCATTCATGGCGGTAACTTGTCTGTACAGTAACACAGACATTAGATACATTAAactatatatgatagatagacaaATAATAGCTAGCTgcctagacagatagatatgagatagatagataaatagatagatagacagacagatatgagatagatagatagatagatagatagatagatagatagatagacagattgatatgagatagattagatagatagataaatagatagacagacagatatgagatagatagataatgagatagatagatagatagataatagataatgagatagatagatgatagatagatagataataaatagatagacagattgatatgagatagatagatagatagatagatagatagatagataataaatagatagatagacagattgatatgagatagatagatagatattagatagatagatagatagatagataatagatagatccaTAGAAAGATTCTTTAGCTGATCAGGAATGCGAAATGAAAATAATTGCAGCCTGGCACACGTCTTTGCTGTTGTGATGTGTAGGTGTGTACAGGAGCTGAACCCGCAGACAGGAGTGCACACACAGCAGTAGTGAGCGTGTAGACGATGTGAGTGTGCACAGTGTGTACTCTAATTCCCAGGCCGCCCTTAAGGAATGAGACCACGTGACGTTGCGGGGCGGGCGGACTCTGAGCCATTTTGGGGACGGTGTCAGTTTGCAGTGTGAGGCTCCAGCGAGCGGAGTGTCCTGGCACTGAGGGAGCCAGAGAGTGCGGGGATCGGGGCTCTGTGCTGCGGGAGAAGAAGAGTTGCAGGGCCAGGCAGTGCAGGACGAGGAGCGGGAGCACTGCGCACAGGAGCAGGCGGACAGGACAAAGCGCTGAACATGGAGTAATCTGCCCGGATCCGGCGGCAGCGCTTGCACGGCTGCAAAGCACAGGAAGCCGGCGAGGTATCGGGGGACCTCCCACTCTCGGTTTGGCTTTGGCTGGAGAAAGGGGGGGATGAACGCAGTCCCTGCACTGACAGCGTCTGCAGATCAGCTCAAGATGGCCGCCCCTGGGCTGCTGCTCATCCGCTGAGCGCCCCCCCGGACACCGCATTGTCCCCGGACCCCCCAGCAACAGTAGCCACCCCAAAGAGAAGCTCACGGTAAGTGCACGGTGCGCCCTGGGCGCCCTCCGTGGTGGGGGGTTGGTATCTGTGGTGGTGGCGGGGGGAGAGTGGGTGTTTGTCTGGTTGTACGTAAATAAAGAGGAGGGGgagtgatgggggtggggtgtgaaTGTTGGAATTCGGTAAAGGGGGTTTATACAGGTAGTAGGGGGGGAGCAGGGGGTATTTGAGGGGTGGGCAGAGGGGAACACGTGAGAGCAGAGGTGCCATCTTCTGATTGCTCATGTGCTGCCCAATCTGAGTCGTGGTGTTTTCTCTcctaacccctgtatatagacaTGCCCCTTCTCCTCCCACCCCTTACAATCCGTGTCATACCTTTCACCCTGCCACCCTTGGAGGTTCTGTACCCTCACAATGTTCTCATCTGGAGATGTCCACAGCTGGCATGGCCTGGGTATAAGGAGGAGGACAAGCGTGCAAAATTGTGGATCTTCTATTTGTGGGAACAGGTTGCAGTTGGCAGCATGGTCTAACACTCATCTCTACTGTGTGCATATGTGTATTGTGTGTATATTGGCATGTTGGTGGAGATGATATGGAGATGCCCTGCTTGGTGTCAAGCCTTGAGCTGGTGATAGTAAATCACTATTGGCAGGGGAGCTATGCTGGCCTTCCCTGGGTTATTACCACAATGGTTTAGAAAACCCGCGGGACTCAAAGAATTTGGGTTCAAGTAGAAACTCAAAAGTACAAACATTTCACTTTGTGTCTTGATTTCATGTTGCCCACCCTGTGACAGAAGACCCCGAGCTCTGCCAAGACGGCAGTATTGATGACACTACATAATACAGtatttgcattgtaccaggaatATTTGTCGGCTGCTGCTGGGCTCTTTTATAAATTCTAGAACTTTTCTACCATTGGAAATGGCCATGTGGACTTTAGAGGAATGGTTTCAGATAGTACTGGTGGCAGTAACTGTACTGGCGGTGTGTACCAAGGATACCGACTACACAACTTTCTGCACTTTAACCCTTTTGTGTGTGTGGTTTTGTTCTTCAACTGCTTCTACCAAGCACTTCTTCTGTTGACCATAAACAGGCCTCTAGCAACATTCATTACTGTAACATGCAGAATGTGGGTCTCAGGCTGTCATTGATGTGTACATGCCTGACCACCTTGTGGGTTCAGCATTTAGAAGCTGGACATGACACCTAATGGAGATGTCAGTGTGAGATAAACAGCAGTGTCCCCAAAAAAAACCTGTTTATTAGTGCGTGcatttagatgatcagatcaacACACTAGTCCCTTTGTTAAAATGGGAACGTTTCTAACCTGTAGAGTTACCTCTGATAAAAGCCTGGAGATAAATTAGCAGATCGTGAATGAGGTGAGATACC
This sequence is a window from Bufo gargarizans isolate SCDJY-AF-19 chromosome 5, ASM1485885v1, whole genome shotgun sequence. Protein-coding genes within it:
- the COMMD3 gene encoding COMM domain-containing protein 3, translating into MELSEDSLRGLHRLADPAQFSLKAFGAVLRAAFQSLSPDQAAHPALDDTVFQHIPPCHIKSCQAAATTCILEAVRNNVDRAALSTFLEDCRFDRERTEHFWTEYQKHRETLEILLENIGRAPPHVSDVSWRLAYEIKTNQLYKTYRPSYLVKFNLESPDTSQAQDISFNCSMEQLQDLVGKLKDAAKALERTSQM